The genomic segment TTGCACAGGGGGGCTTCTGTTAAAGAAGTATCCTTCATTATTTTTGTCTCCATGTGCTTCATATTGTATTGAGAAGATGTTGGAGGATATCAGTAAGCAGGACTGGATGGGTCCAGTCTTGGAGGAGGCCAGGACCATCACAAGGTATATATACAGTCATGActggatattgaatatgatgAGAAAGTTCACTGGGGGAAAGGAACTAATCCGGCCAAAGCTTACAAGATTTGTAACCCATTTTCTTACTTTAAGGTCCATCGTGATTCAAGAAGATAATCTGAAGCACATGTTTTCTCATGCTGATTGGTTGTCATCTGTATACAGCAGAAGACCTGATGCACAAGTAATCAGATCATTACTATTTCTAGATAAATTTTGGAAATCAGCACATGAAGCTGTTAGTGTGTGTGAGCCTCTTCTTAAAATTTTGAGGGTTGTAGATGGTGATATGCCAGCTATAGGATACATATATGAAGGTATAGAAAGGGCAAAATTGGCAATCAAGATATTTTATAAGGGGTGTGAAGAGAAATATTTGCCAATTTTGGAGATAATCGAGAGAAGATGGAGTGTGCAACTTCATTCTCATCTACATGCAGCTGCAGCTTTCCTTAACCCTTCAATCTTCTATAATCCAAATTTTAAGTTTGATGCAAATGTGAGAAATGGCTTTCATGCAGCTATGTGGAAAATGTTTCCTGAAgagaaagataaaattgaacttACTAAAGAGCAGCCTGTATATTTAAATGCGCAAGGTGCTCTTGGGAGTGAATTTGCTATCATGGGAAGGACATTGAATGCACCAGGTTTGTTCACCAATTGTTTGGTCAATACCATTTTTATGGAGCTTTAATTGACCTACTTAGTGAACATCTTGCATACgtaaatacatatacatactATTTAACCTCTTGGTCTTTCATGTACTCCCAGGTGATTGGTGGGCTGCATATGGTTGTGAGATTCCCATAATGCAGAGGGCTGCAATGCGGATACTAAGCCAGCCTTGCAGTTCATACTGGTTCAAGTGGAACTGGAGCACTTTTGACAACTTGCATACAAAGAAACGTAACAAGATGGAATTAGAAAAGCTGAGTGATTTAATGTTTGTGCATTGCAATCTTCGATTACAGGCCATCAGTCAAAATAGGGATGGAAAATGTAAACCTGTTATATATGATGAAATAGATGTAAGTTCTGAGTGGCCGACAGAGTCTGAATCTTCATCACTTCTGTTAGATGATTCATGGTTAGACGATTTACCCTTTGATTGCAGAAGTACCTCTTCAACTTATGAATAATTTGGAAAGAACTATTCATGCGGGAAGACTTTACACACTTTGTAAGTATATGGTAAATGACCCATGACACATGGTTCCTAAATTTGATATCATGAAAAATCACCAATTAATTAATCACATTGTAGTTTATGTTCATTTCTTTCCTATGTTTTTCACATTCAAATTGAATAGACGCCCATGGTTGTTGTACAGTTGAGGTCTCGTGAGTGTCCAattggatatactgattcatgAACATGCACACCAAATATTTGGTATAAGTGGTTTCCAAAATTTAGGTTGCAGTACCTAGTGCCCCACGTTTTTAATTTATGTAGGAAGGAAAACAGTGTCTATCTCATCTTTCCTTGTTAGGTTGCTTATTTATTTAAACAAACACCTTGTCCTACTTATTGTTGCATATTTATTTGTACTATATTGTTGATTACAGGGTAATCAAATGCaaatgtttctttcttttccatttttcccttttttttcatgCTTAATGCATCAAATATTTTTGGTGTTGGTGCAcatgtgcatgtgcatgtgtATACTACCCTGCAGCAATTGTACATATCCCATGTCTATTTAATTTACAATTGCACATCAATTGATTTTCGAAAGATTGCATCTATATTATTAAATGCAGTTCCAGCTGCATGTATAGAACTCATGATACACCTTATGCTTCACTCACGTTGCAGGTGTTAGTCTGTAATAACCATGGTCAGTACATCTGTACTTAGCTGCTCATGCATTTAACCTGTATTACATTTTTGTGTCAGAAATAGCTAAACATTATCAAGCTCATATGTCTTTACTTCAGTTCAGTGATATTCACTGGATTTTGGAGTTATATGCTTCTTGTCAACTTACCTATTCTGTTGCCTATCACTTTATATCACTGAGAATGATGTCCATTTCCATGTTGTGGAGGGTTATGAATATGGTGAGATGTTAACAACTTCTTGTTTATGCTATATCAGTCAATGTCATGTTTCTAGATAACAAGCCTTGTCATTTCTAATTATCACTAATAAAGTTCTATATCATTATGTCCATTCCTTTAATAGCAGCGATCATTATCATTGCCCTTATAATATTTAGGTACTTTTCTCATTGTACAAAATACTTAAAGTGTGATATAAAGTCTCAATTTTGTATTGGAAGCTCCTGTTATGCAAGGAAGGTTAGTTTTCTTGATTAAATTTATATTCCATCTCATCTCATGCATTTCTGCgaaaaaaaattgcattctTTTTGGTGTTGGAAATGTTTCTACCTTCATACTTCCTGTTCTCTTCAACtacatttttgtttcttttaatgctCATACTATTTATTCTCCTTGTTTAGTCTGTTGGTGACTAATGATcgttatatttttaattcattCCTCAGCATTAATGCATTTAATTTTGTAGAAATTTGTTTCACAGTACCCTTAATTATGGTTAAGAATTTTGAATTAGATCCCTTCGTCTCCTTTCCATGTGGAATAATTTAGCCTACTTGCTTGGATCATGAGTCCTAGCCACCATTAGTTATTTTTATAATCATTTATCTAATATTTTGAGCAACTATATTGCCTTATACCCAAGAACTTCTATTCTTTATTTTGCTGAGATTATTTCAAGTAGAAAATTGGTTGTGTTATTGTTTGGGTGATTGAGGCTTACTTTTTTATCATTTGAATGGTGTGGATTACTAACATGATTTTCCTGATATGGTGGTAAGCTTATAAAAATTTGGATTTGCATGATCTACAAAGAATCTTATAAAAAAAGTATTCAAGCCAAAGAAGTATGGAGCAAAATAGAAATTTGGCACCTGTTTAGAAACAGAAGGTGGCCTATGGTAGAGGAGAGAACGCTGATGCACTAATTTGATCTGTGCAAATCATGTTACAGTAAAATTGAGAAATCTGAATGCGGGTCATAGCCTGGAAAATTTGTAGTTCCTAAAACCAAATAATTTAATTAGTCGAAGGTTTCTTACTTGTGCATCAAATGATTATAAATAAGGTGACTTTTTTAAGGTGGGTTTGTGGAATTGTGTGTGTGTCTCTGTGTTATGTATTCATTTTATTCATGGTTGAAATTGTTTGAGATAATTTGCGGTTTAGAAGTAAATGAACCCATTTATTTATGGTCCATGTGCTCAAAATGTGTTTATCATTATTGATTTTGTGAATTCTCACCTGTATGCATCATTGTTCTTTTACCTAGTTCTACTAGAAGCATCCATTATATGGTCATTTGATGCATCCATAAGGAATCTCCAAAACATTTTAGTCTGCGACTTGCTGTGTGTTATCATCATAttttggattttaaaattttatgtaaCTTACCCTGTTAGTTGACTAGGAAGAAATGCATAGGTATGGGGATTGTGTTTAAATTTTGTTCTTTGGcttatatatttgaataaattttttaaatcaaGCATGATTTCTTTTCTCCTGCCAATTCAGAGGATGGAAGACGAGTTGATAACTTATCATAAATCAGAGACACcaagaaatgattttttttttaattgtataGATTAAAACAGTATTGAAACAGTATTGAAAGCATTATTAGCCTTCAAAAGGCTAGTGTAGCTGGTCAACACTAACATTTTCACCATGTTACTGTAGCTTTTTCCTGAAAAAGAATCTCATGGCATTGTTCATATCGCTCTCTCCCAATGGTGGCCGCATAATCTAAATTCTTCCTCTGTTGCTTTGTTGCTTAAAATTCTTCTCTCGTATATATTTCTCCTCGAAACTATAGTTTTCAGGTTTATCCAGTAAACACAGCTGAGACATCTAGAGTGACAGGTGAACATTGAAAGATCATCTTGATACAATTGAACAATACTCATAATTTTCTTAGGAACATTAATGATATGTATGAAAGAGATTAAGAGATGTTGGTCAACTTATCGTATCCCATTGGCCAATATCTTGAGATATATATTAATTCTTATCAACTGAGACAGCAATAATTGCTACTTCAATACATTGTATTAGAAGAAAACTGGTACTTACAAATTTATGCTTCGGCAGAAATGATAATTATGATCCACTTATGGAAATTATTAGGAAAATGCTCATAAGAattatttttgagaaaaagtagCTAAGCATAAGCCAATTTCATTAGGGGAATGAAGACAAGAAAGAAACTACCATTAAATTTGGTTGgcaagaatcaaaaaaaaaaaaagaaaaaaggaatggGTATCAAAACGGAATCAGAAGATAGGGAATGCGAACCATGATTCCTTTTTCATTATTGGTTGCGACAAAGGAAGGCACTAAACAAAATTCAATTCTGATATTTAATTTAGCTAGTTATATATTAGAATAtcatatattttattctttatttatcttttttatattttattttattttattttcataaatatgCTGCATTTTATTTTCTACTTTGTTAATATTCTGATTTACAATTTTATTAtactattttaattttaaatttctatttcttatttttataatattttataatcttAATTGACATTTTTTCTTCAACAtcagttttatattttttttgtattttaatgAAGTATGCTAgtgctctttatttttttaaattttgtttaatatattattttcattgactttttaatttttctgatatatttttatttatagtcAATAGTATTTAATAATTCattctatatttttataaattttctgaTATAACATATATTGCACAATTCTCATTTGTTAGTATAATATATAGTAAACCTTGAGTAGTAATTAACATAAATTATCAATATAACCTActtgattttttattattttaatataatagtatttttaaatattaattaaattatttatattttattttatatcataattaattaattaatatcaAGCATATTGTTTGTtgctttttttatattatatattacttatttgttcatttttgatgataatatttattttaatttttgaggaTGAGTCTTAACGCAATAATAAAGTGcttatattattttctcttgatGTGGAGAATATTGGTTATCCCAACCTCAGGTCATTCCGACCGCCTTAAGCTCGGACTTAACCGAAGTAAATTATCTCGGTATTGGTTGACATGCCATTCTAGTCGGACTTGTCCAGAAGTAATGTTAAAACACATTGAATGGGTCATGATCATAGTTCTAGTAACAGATGCATTAGTGAAGACACGAACAATGTGATCATTGTTGTACGGTGATTGTAGGTAGTCGTTACCATGCAGTTAATGTACGATTAGCCGTTATTGTACGGTTATGGCACTATGTGATAAATCAGGTAACCGACACCGCTCTCACCCTATATAGGGATGACAAGGAGATCCTCAAATAAGCAACTTATACTTCTTTCCACTCATTCTCTCTCTTTAATTGTTGTTTTAgatctctgacttaagcattggagAGTTCTCCGCCAGAAACTTTTCGACAAGtggatttttttataaatcaatCCCGCCTTCTAGGTGACCTCGGTGTACCTCGGATCACCTTGGATCCAACCGATCTCAGGGCATTTTGGCTGCAACCGATCATAGCACACTTCTGGTGGAGATCGACCTCAATATGGATTCTAGCAGCAACATCTCCCAATCATGATTTTGACGTATGGAAACAGCTTCTCCATATGTAGGGGTCGGCTGCATGCATTTCAAAACAAGCAAAGTTTTGAGGCTGTCATAGTCCAATCCTTCAAAAGAAACAATACATTATCTAGAATTTGAATGCAAGGCTTTGGATAAATGTATGATAATCTAGCATTTCTTTTGAGCCACGTAGACAGGCAAAAAATAGCCACAATATGATCCCAGTTTAAGAATAATTATAGCTGTCAGAAGATGGTATAAATGTGTATGGTCATCCAGCTTTCACAATTATGATCCCAATACAAAGCTTGcgaaaaaaatagaaggaaaaatcATTCAACTGGTTCaggcagctctctctctctctctctctaacaacATGAAGAAAAAATACTGTTTTGGTTGAGTGGTTGGCTCCACTTTAGGCTGAGGTTTTATTTGTTGGGTTGGGGAATTGGGAGggaataagttatcttatttgtctTCCACGCTAGCTCAAGTTAGTTTGACGGACATGAGGCCTAGAATTTATATCCAGATTTATCTTATCGTCCAAATTTAAATCCAATCTAAATCTCCTAAACTAAGCGGCAAATGGACTACGTAGATCATATTTTATGTCCAAATCTGAACCTTATTTTCAATGAGCATCACTCAACGATTTTAAAAGTCGCAACACTAAGCccttttcatttataattcattcaagtaatAACACCTCATATTAAATGAGCGACTAATGTACCAACATCCTCAGTTCAAAATTTATGAAATAGAGCATATTGTTAGAAGAACCATCAAAGTTCGTGTGGAGTGATTCGTGAGGTAGGCATATAAATAACTCTCAGTAGTTGATTATGATATATGACAAAAATTGCTATGCAAGCCCCTTACCAGCCACTAGAGGTAAAATGAGAAATAAAGCCCATCATAAAACCCCCTCCCCTCCGAAATCCAGTTGCACTTAACTTCGGAAACAGGAAAAGGAGGATAGGAAAAAGGGGAAAGGAGTAACAAGAGCAGCTCTATTATTCGGCCCTTCTTTAGCACCTATTTAGGATATACTAAAGAGTACGTGAAGCACTAATCATAtactatattaatatatatttataaatatatcaaGTTTTTTATTACATATATTGTTGCCACTGAGAACCAGATCGTTTTGCCACATCAGCTACGATCAGTTTCGAGGTATATCaggtacatatacatatatatacatatacaaaaaaaaaagtcggagatttatatataaaaatttaatagaACTGAAAGATATATAAAAACCAGTGCTGAAATATGTTCGAATGCATGTGATGTTCTTGTGCTATTTGACCCCGACTACATAAAACTTCCACACGAGCCCAATTGGATGGGCTCCGGATAAGTGGGGGACTCGGCTCATCTGGCGAGTACAATGGAAACGTAAGTGGAAACTCTGTCAAAGCTCTTTGTAGAGCTGTAAAGAATTTGAAGGACAGATGCCTTTTTGTTTGTTGGTGGTCTGCTGTTGAAAGCGAAGTTGTTGAGCACTTTGGCACCTCTCATTCCTGCTATAATTGTGAGGAACAGAGCAATGATAGGAAGGATGGGATGTGGCTTTACACTTCGGCCTCAGAATTGAAGGCAAAAAGCGCTTGTGTGATGCTTTAGAATATAAAGAAGCTTGGGCCTGTTTTTAATAACTTGAGCTACTTTGAGATGCTGCACTTCTACAGAGAACAGGTCGATCTCACTTGTAGGCCACAGTTTTCATACCAAATCCATTTATAACGATTAAATGAGAGGAAGACCAAGAGGTGAGTTGG from the Phoenix dactylifera cultivar Barhee BC4 chromosome 14, palm_55x_up_171113_PBpolish2nd_filt_p, whole genome shotgun sequence genome contains:
- the LOC103717524 gene encoding uncharacterized protein LOC103717524 — translated: MVRGRDACWEHCVLVDATRQKVRCNYCHREFSGGVYRMKFHLAQIKNKDIVPCTEVPDDVRDLIHSILSTPRKQKASKKPKIDRVQNGPQNSSSASSGFHANNARSSGQHGSTCPSLLLPRPSPSTQPPLDDAQKQKHDNADKKIALFFFHNSIPFSASKSIQYQAMVDAIAECGVGYKAPTYEGLRSTYLEKAKSEINDNHKKLRDEWRETGCTIFSDSWSDGRSKSLLVFSVASPKGTQFLKSVDISSHADDAYYLFELLDSVIMDVGVENVVQVITDSATSYACTGGLLLKKYPSLFLSPCASYCIEKMLEDISKQDWMGPVLEEARTITRYIYSHDWILNMMRKFTGGKELIRPKLTRFVTHFLTLRSIVIQEDNLKHMFSHADWLSSVYSRRPDAQVIRSLLFLDKFWKSAHEAVSVCEPLLKILRVVDGDMPAIGYIYEGIERAKLAIKIFYKGCEEKYLPILEIIERRWSVQLHSHLHAAAAFLNPSIFYNPNFKFDANVRNGFHAAMWKMFPEEKDKIELTKEQPVYLNAQGALGSEFAIMGRTLNAPGDWWAAYGCEIPIMQRAAMRILSQPCSSYWFKWNWSTFDNLHTKKRNKMELEKLSDLMFVHCNLRLQAISQNRDGKCKPVIYDEIDVSSEWPTESESSSLLLDDSWLDDLPFDCRSTSSTYE